From Paralcaligenes sp. KSB-10:
ACGATACAAACAAACCTGTCGGCCACCGATGCAACAATTTTTTCACGCGTAAGCGCCCCGCCTCCGCCCTTGATCATGTTCAGGCCGCCGTCGATCTCGTCGGCTCCATCGATGTACAGCGGCATGCGTTCAATTTGATTCAGGTCGAAAACGGCAATGCCCAGGGCGGACAAGCGCGCGGCGCTGCGCTCGGAACTTGAAACCGCCCCCTTGAACCGGTGCTTGTGATCGGCCAAGCCGTCGATGAACAAATTGGCCGTCGATCCGGTTCCAATTCCAAGGACGACGTCAGGCCCCAACAACGGCAATACGTAATCGATCGCCGCCTTGGCGACGTTCTGTTTGAGCTCTTCCTGCGTCAGCATGAAAATTGTCCTGAAAATAATAAGAAACGAATCAGCCAAACAATTGGCCGTACTTCTTTTCGGAGAAACCGACACTGACCGAACCGCCCGCATCAACGGCGACCGGCCGCTTGATCAACGCGGGGAACTCGGCGATGAGCGCCAGCCATTGCGCATCCGTACCAGGCTCCTTGCGTTCGCCGGGAAGATTACGCCAGGTCAGCGAAGCCCGATTGACCAGTTTTTCCCAGCCGCCCAGTTCGCGCGCCCAGTCCTTCAGGTGCTGCGCCGCGATGGGCTGATCCCGGTAATCGCTGAATACATAGGCCTGACCATGCTGATCCAGCCAGTTCATCGCCTTCACACACGTACTGCATTTGCGCAGGCCATACAATTTTATCGTCTTCATGCTGATTCCTTATTTTACCGACTCGCTAGCGCGCCATCCGCCAATACACGTGGTCAAGCTCTTCCCAATAGGCCACACCGGCCGGCCCGGCCACTTTATCGAGGGAGCGGCGCAAGCGCAACAAATTAGCCCGCCTTTGTCTGGACGATACGCCGCGCCGATGCCCACGGTCGAAATCGATCAGCCACGCCTTTCCCCCCTCGTCGAGCAGAATGTTATAGGCATTCAGGTCGGCATGCCAGACGCCCGCCTGATGCATGGCAAAGATGGCGCGGGCCACCGCTTCATGACTGGGCTGCTCCAGCACCTTTGCCAGCGTTTGCACAGTGGCAATGCGTTCAACCAGGATTGCCGTGCGATATGTGAAGCCGTTGCGCCAATAGGCGGCCGCCAACGGAGCCGGCACGGCCAGGCCTCGTTCACGCATGTACCGCAAGAGTCCAAACTCCGCAAACGACCGTGTGCGCTCGGCACCTGTCCAGCAATAGCGATCGCGGCTGAGACGCGCAATCATGCCGCCACGGCGATACTGCCGCAGCACGCCCGCGCCAAATTCGCCCTGTGTAAACCAGGCTGCCTGTCGCCCGCCCACCTGAACCGGCACCGCCCGATTATCGGCCGCAGCCGGATCAAAAACGGATGGCCCCGCATGAGCAAGGCGGCTGGAATCGAACCGCATCGCCCCATGATTCAAGGCCAGATCCCGGATAGTCGTGCTGCCCATGATCACGGCACCTCTCTGAGAAGAGCCAGGGGCGGAGTAGTCAGTACACCCCGCAGGGCGATAGCCCCCCCGGCGCTGGCGCTTGTAACACCCAATACGATACCGCCAAGCCACGGCCACCACGGGAACGACAGCTCGAAGTCGAACACCTTGTCCGCCAGTACCCACGCCACTGCCACGGCACCGGCCGCGGCCAGCAATCCAGCCACGACCCCCACCAGCACCAGTTCCACGCGCTGGGCCTGCCTTAACTGACGCGCACTCGCGCCAAGGGAGCGCAGCAGGGCAACCTCTTGGATACGCTCGTCGCGTGTGGAAAACAGTGCAGCGCCCAGCACCAGAATACCGGCAAAAACGGTGAACAAGAACAGCAATTGCACGGCCTGAATGACTTGATCGAGCACATGCTGAACCTGCCGCAAAATTGCCCGGACATCAAATACCGTAAGGTTGGGAAATTCGTGCACCAGCTTTTGGACCAGATCCGGTGCCGCGGCGGGAATCCGGAAGGCGGTGATGTACGTGGTGGGGGCATCTTTCAACGCCCTCGGGCTCAAAAGCGCAAAAAAATTGGCCTGAAAGGAATCCCATTTCACTTCGCGCACGCTGCTGACCCTGACATCGACCGTCTGGCCCGCCACATCGAATCCGAGCTCGTCGCCCAGCTTTATACCCAGGGCGTCGGCCAGGCCGCTTTCTATGGAAACCTCATTTTTATTCGAATCGAGCCAACGCCCCGATTGGATGCGATTGTCGGACGGCAACTGATCCTGGTACGACAAATTGAATTCGCGATCCACCAGGCGCTTGGCCCTATCCTCGGCATAATCGCTGCCGGTGACGGGCCGCCGGTTAATCGACACCAACCGGCCGCGCACCATGGGCGACAGCACTATTGAAGCCACGCCTCCCTGCTGCAGCCGAGTCGCCACCGCCGCACGCTGGTCAGGCTGGATATTGATCAGAAAAGTATCAGGCGCATCCGCAGGCACCGTGTTCTGCCAGCCCTGCAGCAAATCGGTGCGCGTAAGCGCCAGCAGCAGCAAGACCATCAGCCCCATGGACAGTGCACAGACCTGGGTCACAACAAGGCCTTTGCGGCGAGCCATGCCTGCCAAGGCAAAACGCAGGGCTGGACGGCCATTCAGGCGATGGCGCAGCAAGCCCAGCGCCCAGATTCCGGCATAGGCGCATAGAGCAAAGGCACCAAACGCCAGCACAAAACCTGCTGTCACAATGGCGCTCATGCGCAAATCGCCTGAAAACCACAGCGCCAGGATACAAAAAGCCGCCAGGCCAAGCCCATAGGACACGCCATTGCGCGGCTGCCACATCGCCGTTTCGCGCCGCAGGACACGGGCCGGAGCAACCCGGCGCAAAGCGGCAAGCGGCGGCAGCGCAAAACCCAGCAACAATACCAGGCCGGTTGCCATTCCTTGCAGCGCGGGCGTCCAGGACGACGCAGGCAAGCTGGTATCCAGCCAGGATGCGACGACAGATACCAGGCCCAGGTGAGCCGCAAAACCGATGGCAATTCCAACGAAGGAAGCCAGCAGGGCCAGCAGGGCAAACTCGACCCATAGCATCCGGCTCAATTGAGACTGCGAAGCACCCATGCAGCGCATGACGGCAATACCATCGCGATGTCGCAAACTGAACCGGCGTGCCGCCAGCGCAATCGCAATTGCAGCGACCATTACAGTGAGCAAAGCCACCAATACCAGGAACTGGTGCGCACGATCCAGTGCCTTCTGGATCTCGGGCCTGGCCGAGCCCACGGTATTGAGTTTCTGCCCGCGCTCAAGGTGTCCATCGAGCCACGCCCCATAGCCCTTGACGGCAGCGCTCTCGCCGGCCACCAGAAAACCGTATTTGACACGGCTACCCGGTGCAATCAGGCCGGTTTTCGGCACATCTTCGATACGCATCAAGACGCGTGGCGCCACATTGATGAACCGCATGCCGCGGTCCGGCTCATAGCTGACGATACCGCTTATTTTCAATACCGAGTCACCCACTTCCAGTGAATCGCCAAGCCCAAGGCCCAGCGCGCCCAGAATTTGGGGATCGACCCAAACCGAACCCAAGTCCGGCACGTCGTGCACAACGACCTCCTTGCCTGCCGCAGCCCCTTGAAGCCGCAGTGCGCCACGCAAGGGATAACCCGGGGCCACGGCCTTGAGAGAAGCCAGTTGCGAACCCTGCCGGCCGCTGACCATGGACGGGAATTGCAAGGTTCGCACATACGCCAACCCCGCCTTGCCGGCTTGCTCCATAAAAGATTGAGGAATGGGCGCATCGGCCTCCAGGGCAATGTCGCCCCCCAGCATCTGGCCGGAATCGCGCCCCAGGGCCGCGCCGACCCGGTCGGCCAGGAATCCGACGCTGCTTACCGCCGCGATCGCAACGACCAGAGCCAGCAGGAGCAGCCGCAACTCGCCCGAGCTCCAGTCGCGCCGCAGCGCCAGCACTCCTGGGCGAATGCCCGCAAGCCACTTTCCATGCATAGGTTCAGGCCTTGATCAGCAGTAAAAAAATTATCACAAGCAGCATCAGGGAAAATATCCTCTTCAGACGCGGTTCGGGTAGCGCATAGGCAAACCTGACCCCGTAAGGCACAAAGAAAATACTGCCTATCGCCAGCGGAATTCCTATGGGCCAGTCGGCCTGCCCGTGAGCCGTATACGTAAACAGCGCGACGGTTGTACCGGGAATGATCATGGTCAAGGCCAGCGCCTGGGCCGACGTCTGCGGCAGGCGGAAATACGTTGTTAGAAATGGTACTGCCAAAACCGAGCCGCCCACACCGAACACCCCGCCGGCCAATCCCGCAAAAACACCTACCAGCGCGAACCATCCCTTATGAAAATCGCCGGCATTGCGGCACGGCGCGGCAGGCCGGGAGGGCGCGGTCTTGCGCCGGCTCTGCTGGAAATAAAAAATCGCAATGCCAAGGATGAACACCGCATAGGTACGCCGCAGCAGCGTGGGGTCGATACCCAGGGCAATTTTTGCGCCTATCCAGGTGAACAGGATGGAGCCCGCGGCACCTGCCGCCGCCGCACGCAAATCGATCTTGGCGCGCTGATTGTATTTGCGCACCGTCAGGAGCACCGCGGGCAGGACCATGACCAGGGCGGTGCCTTGCGCTGCCTGCTGCGGCATATTCAGCACCAGGCCCAGCAAGGGGATAGCCAGCAAGCCACCGCCTATGCCCAATACACCTCCGGTAAAACCGATCAGGGCGCCCGAAAGCAGACAACCCAAGCCAACTATGTACCACTCCACCCGAGACTCCCAGATCGACGTAAGCGCTTAAAACGTTTCCAGCTTGAAGACCGCCCGGCAACGCGATAGGCCACAATACAGCTATCGCAAGCGATCTATGGCGGCGTCCACCCGGTCCACCGCCCAGATTTCCAGGCCTTCGATAGGCTGTTTGGGTGCATTGGCCTTGGGCACGAGCGCCACGCCAAAACCCAGTTTCGCCGCCTCGCGCAAGCGCTCCTGGCCTCGAGGAGCGGGCCGGATCTCGCCGGCCAGGCCGATTTCCCCGAAAACGATCAGGCCTTTGGGCAATGGCCGGTTGCGCAGAGACGACATGATGGCCAGCACAACCGCCAGATCGGCGGCGGGTTCGGTAATTTTGACTCCGCCCACCGCATTGACAAACACATCCTGGTCGAAGGTGGCCACCCCGGCATGCCGGTGCAGCACGGCCAGCAACATGGCCAGACGCGTGGCCTCGAGGCCCACCGACAGCCGGCGCGGATTGGGCACATGCGCGCTGTCGACCAGCGCCTGGATTTCAACCAGCAATGGCCGCGTGCCCTCTTGCGTAGCCATCACGCAAGACCCCGCCACATCCTGATCGTGCTGCGACAGGAACAAGGCGGACGGATTGCTGACCCCGCGCAGGCCCTTGTCGGTCATGGCGAATACGCCCAGTTCATTGACCGCGCCAAAGCGGTTCTTGAATGCTCGAACCAGGCGAAACGACGAGTGCGTGTCCCCTTCGAAATACAGCACAGTATCGACAATGTGTTCCAGTACACGAGGCCCGGCCAAAGAGCCATCTTTGGTGACGTGCCCGATCATGACGATGGAAATACCGGTCTGCTTGGCCAGGCGCGTCAGTTGCGCGGCGCATTCCCGTACTTGCGACACCGAGCCGGGAGCCGCGGTGAGCTCGCTGGAATACAGAGTCTGGATCGAATCGATGACCGCCACGCTGGGCCGCTGTTCGGTCAATGCAGCCACTATCGCTTCAAGGCGGATTTCAGCCAGCAGATTGACATCGCCGCAGGCCAGGTCGAGACGCCTGGCGCGCAAGGCTACTTGCTCGGCGGACTCTTCCCCCGTCACATACAGAACATTGGCCACCTTGGAGAGGGACACCAGGGCCTGCAGCAAAAGCGTCGATTTGCCTATGCCCGGATCGCCGCCGATCAACACCACGGCACCGGCCACCAGACCGCCGCCCAATACCCGGTCGAACTCAGGAAGGCCCGAAGGCTGGCGCGGCAGTTCGCGGGCTTCGATTTCGGCCAGGCTGCGTATGGGACTGGCACCCGCCAAGGGAGCAAAGCGGTGTACGGGCAAGCCTGAATCGAGCGACTCCTGGAGCGAATTCCAGGCGCCGCAATGGGGGCATTTGCCCGCCCATTTCAGGCTGGTTCCTGCGCATTCATTACAGACGTATGAGGTTTTTGATTTGGCCATACCCGGAGTTTAACCGCGTATGCCTCAGCGGCCGCCCAGGCTACCGCCGCCATCTACACCCAATACCTGCCCGGTAATGAAACCCGCTTCATCCGATAGCAGGAAAGTAACGGCTGCGGCGACTTCGGCCGGCTGCCCCAGGCGCCCCATGGGAATCGATGCGAGGGCTTTTTTCTCGCCCTCGCTGCCCACGGGCCGATCGGCGCGAAACAGCTCGGTTTCGATCGGGCCGGGCGAGATGGCATTGACGGTAATCCCGTACTCGGCCAATTCCAGCGCCCAGGTTTTGGTACAGCCGATAAGCGCGCTCTTGGCGGCCGAATAGCTGGTTCGCGACGCCGAGCCGTGAATCGCCCGGCTACAGATATTCACGATACGGCCTTCCTTGCGCGCCTTCATGGAGGGCACGAAGGCCTGCGCCACCTGCACGGCGACCCGCACATTCAGGTCGAAGACCTGGTACAGGGATGCCAGATCGATCTCGCCCAGCAGCTCGGGCCGGACCACACCCACGTTATTCACCACGGCGTCGACAGGGTACTTTTCACGTATGACGCGCAGTATGTCTTCGGTTTCGCCCGCATTCTGCAAATCGCAAGAATAAAGATAGCCGGGGAAGTCGATCTCTTGCGTATGCCGCGCCAGACCGACTACATGGCAGCCCAGGTCGGCCAGCCGCCGGGTAATGGCCCAGCCTATTCCTTTGGTTGCTCCGGTAACCAGCACACATTTATCTTTCACAGATCGTTTCCTTGAGACAAAAATCAAGCCCCTGCCGCCATGCCGGCTTCAAAAGACCGTCACGGGTACCCTGGGGGCCAGGGCGCACAATAACTCATAACCAATGGTTCCGGCAGATTGCGCAACGTCGTCGACCGAAGGCCCGCCCTCGCCCCACAATACTACTTCCGTGCCTACCTGGGCTTGCGGCACGTGCGTCAGGTCGACAGCCAGCATATCCATGGAAACCCGTCCGATCAAGCGGGTTGTCACCCCGCCGACACAGATCGGGGTTCCCGTGGGCGCATGACGCGGATAGCCATCGGCGTACCCACAAGCCACCACACCGACGGACATGGCGTGCGGCGCCGTAAAAACATGCCCATAACCCACGCCGGAACCCGCCGATACGGCGCGCACGCTGATCAGCGCGGCGCTGAGCGTCATGGCCGGCCGCAAACCGAAGTCGTGTGCCGCCTTGTTGTCGAAGGGAGAGGCTCCGTACAGGCAAATACCGGGGCGCACCCACTGTTCTACGGGCTCGAAACTGGATGACCACAAGCCGGGTGTCAGCGTGGCGGCTGAATTGCACAGGCTGATCTTACCCGGCAAGCCCTTGGTGGTTTCATTGAAATACTGTATTTGTTCGCGGGTTGCCAATGCGTCGTCGTCGGCTCGGGCAAAATGCGTCATTTTGCCCAAAGCCCCCAGCACACCCTTCTGTTGCAGGCCAGTCGCCTGCTGGTAGGCGTCGCGATATTGAGCGCCCGAAAACCCCAGCCGGTTCATGCCCGTATTCAATTTGATCATGGCATCGATGGGCCGGCGGGGAGTTGCCGAGCGCAGCATATCGAGCTGCTCCTGGTTGTGCACGGTAATGGAGATTTGGTGTCGATCGAGAACGGGAATATCGGCTGCCTCGAAAAAGCCTTCCAGCAGTAGAATGGGTTTGGCCCAGCCCGCTTCGCGGCAGCGCACGGCTTCGTTCAGATCCAGCATGGCCAGGCCGTCGGCCTGCGCGAAAGCCCCAACAGCGTTAAGAAGCCCGTGTCCGTAGGCGTTCGCCTTGATAACGGCCCATACCAAAGGGCGGGGGCAAGCCGGCGCAGCATCGGCCGGACATAATTGATTGGCCACAACGTGCAGATTGTGACTTAATGCAGACAATGAAATGCGTGCCGCTATAGGACGTGGCATATCTCCCCCTTGATAACCGGCAGTCTAATCCAGTTCCGCACACTCCGTTAAGGGGGTGCGTGACAAATCCTGACATTTCACGCCAAAGTCCAGCGGCGGCAAGCTGCTTCCTGCAAGCTCTCTTAAAATGAGGTCTTGCGCATTTTTACAGAATCGTACATGGCTGTTGATCACTACGAAAATTTCCCTGTTGCATCGCTGCTTTTGCCGGCCCGCCTGCGCGAACCGGTCAGGCATATCTACCGCTTTGCCCGCAGCGCCGACGACATCGCCGACGAGGGAAAAGCCAGTGCGGACACCCGGCTGGAGCAGTTGGCCGCATATCGTTGCGCATTGCAGGAAATCGGCAGCGGGACGTTCAATTTACCCGAAACCGACGCCCTGGGTGCCATATTCGCCCCTCTTGCGCGCACCATCCACACGCACCAGCTTCCGCTACAGGCGTTTTTTGACTTGATATCCGCCTTCGAGCAGGACGTCAACACCCATCG
This genomic window contains:
- a CDS encoding sulfite exporter TauE/SafE family protein is translated as MEWYIVGLGCLLSGALIGFTGGVLGIGGGLLAIPLLGLVLNMPQQAAQGTALVMVLPAVLLTVRKYNQRAKIDLRAAAAGAAGSILFTWIGAKIALGIDPTLLRRTYAVFILGIAIFYFQQSRRKTAPSRPAAPCRNAGDFHKGWFALVGVFAGLAGGVFGVGGSVLAVPFLTTYFRLPQTSAQALALTMIIPGTTVALFTYTAHGQADWPIGIPLAIGSIFFVPYGVRFAYALPEPRLKRIFSLMLLVIIFLLLIKA
- a CDS encoding Spx/MgsR family RNA polymerase-binding regulatory protein, coding for MKTIKLYGLRKCSTCVKAMNWLDQHGQAYVFSDYRDQPIAAQHLKDWARELGGWEKLVNRASLTWRNLPGERKEPGTDAQWLALIAEFPALIKRPVAVDAGGSVSVGFSEKKYGQLFG
- the radA gene encoding DNA repair protein RadA produces the protein MAKSKTSYVCNECAGTSLKWAGKCPHCGAWNSLQESLDSGLPVHRFAPLAGASPIRSLAEIEARELPRQPSGLPEFDRVLGGGLVAGAVVLIGGDPGIGKSTLLLQALVSLSKVANVLYVTGEESAEQVALRARRLDLACGDVNLLAEIRLEAIVAALTEQRPSVAVIDSIQTLYSSELTAAPGSVSQVRECAAQLTRLAKQTGISIVMIGHVTKDGSLAGPRVLEHIVDTVLYFEGDTHSSFRLVRAFKNRFGAVNELGVFAMTDKGLRGVSNPSALFLSQHDQDVAGSCVMATQEGTRPLLVEIQALVDSAHVPNPRRLSVGLEATRLAMLLAVLHRHAGVATFDQDVFVNAVGGVKITEPAADLAVVLAIMSSLRNRPLPKGLIVFGEIGLAGEIRPAPRGQERLREAAKLGFGVALVPKANAPKQPIEGLEIWAVDRVDAAIDRLR
- the alr gene encoding alanine racemase → MPRPIAARISLSALSHNLHVVANQLCPADAAPACPRPLVWAVIKANAYGHGLLNAVGAFAQADGLAMLDLNEAVRCREAGWAKPILLLEGFFEAADIPVLDRHQISITVHNQEQLDMLRSATPRRPIDAMIKLNTGMNRLGFSGAQYRDAYQQATGLQQKGVLGALGKMTHFARADDDALATREQIQYFNETTKGLPGKISLCNSAATLTPGLWSSSFEPVEQWVRPGICLYGASPFDNKAAHDFGLRPAMTLSAALISVRAVSAGSGVGYGHVFTAPHAMSVGVVACGYADGYPRHAPTGTPICVGGVTTRLIGRVSMDMLAVDLTHVPQAQVGTEVVLWGEGGPSVDDVAQSAGTIGYELLCALAPRVPVTVF
- a CDS encoding ABC transporter permease, which codes for MHGKWLAGIRPGVLALRRDWSSGELRLLLLALVVAIAAVSSVGFLADRVGAALGRDSGQMLGGDIALEADAPIPQSFMEQAGKAGLAYVRTLQFPSMVSGRQGSQLASLKAVAPGYPLRGALRLQGAAAGKEVVVHDVPDLGSVWVDPQILGALGLGLGDSLEVGDSVLKISGIVSYEPDRGMRFINVAPRVLMRIEDVPKTGLIAPGSRVKYGFLVAGESAAVKGYGAWLDGHLERGQKLNTVGSARPEIQKALDRAHQFLVLVALLTVMVAAIAIALAARRFSLRHRDGIAVMRCMGASQSQLSRMLWVEFALLALLASFVGIAIGFAAHLGLVSVVASWLDTSLPASSWTPALQGMATGLVLLLGFALPPLAALRRVAPARVLRRETAMWQPRNGVSYGLGLAAFCILALWFSGDLRMSAIVTAGFVLAFGAFALCAYAGIWALGLLRHRLNGRPALRFALAGMARRKGLVVTQVCALSMGLMVLLLLALTRTDLLQGWQNTVPADAPDTFLINIQPDQRAAVATRLQQGGVASIVLSPMVRGRLVSINRRPVTGSDYAEDRAKRLVDREFNLSYQDQLPSDNRIQSGRWLDSNKNEVSIESGLADALGIKLGDELGFDVAGQTVDVRVSSVREVKWDSFQANFFALLSPRALKDAPTTYITAFRIPAAAPDLVQKLVHEFPNLTVFDVRAILRQVQHVLDQVIQAVQLLFLFTVFAGILVLGAALFSTRDERIQEVALLRSLGASARQLRQAQRVELVLVGVVAGLLAAAGAVAVAWVLADKVFDFELSFPWWPWLGGIVLGVTSASAGGAIALRGVLTTPPLALLREVP
- a CDS encoding SDR family oxidoreductase, whose protein sequence is MKDKCVLVTGATKGIGWAITRRLADLGCHVVGLARHTQEIDFPGYLYSCDLQNAGETEDILRVIREKYPVDAVVNNVGVVRPELLGEIDLASLYQVFDLNVRVAVQVAQAFVPSMKARKEGRIVNICSRAIHGSASRTSYSAAKSALIGCTKTWALELAEYGITVNAISPGPIETELFRADRPVGSEGEKKALASIPMGRLGQPAEVAAAVTFLLSDEAGFITGQVLGVDGGGSLGGR
- a CDS encoding 3-deoxy-D-manno-octulosonic acid kinase yields the protein MGSTTIRDLALNHGAMRFDSSRLAHAGPSVFDPAAADNRAVPVQVGGRQAAWFTQGEFGAGVLRQYRRGGMIARLSRDRYCWTGAERTRSFAEFGLLRYMRERGLAVPAPLAAAYWRNGFTYRTAILVERIATVQTLAKVLEQPSHEAVARAIFAMHQAGVWHADLNAYNILLDEGGKAWLIDFDRGHRRGVSSRQRRANLLRLRRSLDKVAGPAGVAYWEELDHVYWRMAR
- the rpiA gene encoding ribose-5-phosphate isomerase RpiA: MLTQEELKQNVAKAAIDYVLPLLGPDVVLGIGTGSTANLFIDGLADHKHRFKGAVSSSERSAARLSALGIAVFDLNQIERMPLYIDGADEIDGGLNMIKGGGGALTREKIVASVADRFVCIVDESKLVPYLGAFPLPIEVIPMALAAVARRLARFGGNAVLRKDFVTDNGCRILDVSGLSIKSPAELEAEINNIPGVVTCGLFAIAGADVALLSTQDGVQQLHSPRSQSRNN